A window of Spartinivicinus poritis contains these coding sequences:
- a CDS encoding dihydrodipicolinate synthase family protein: MQFEGIYTPVITPFSDDYSIDYEAFSAMVEHLVNANVNGIIVGGTTGEYYVESNAERVRLLEIAMECVEGRIPVVFGTGSLNPNDSILLAEAAVKQGADGLLVATPPYSLPTERELARHALAVDRAANLPIMLYNYPSRMGVMMGEEFLDRVGRSPNFCAIKESSGDPNRLHLLARDYSHIQLSCGMDDQALEFFAWGASSWVCAGSNFLPGEHSALYQACVVEGDFKKGRRIMSAMMPLMRILEQGGKFIQSVKYGVTLEGLNAGITRKPLYGLNKEEKRALEQVIRTVRTTIASIIEGPQDPGRVVEVTANKQAQKTANTTEKENISYV; this comes from the coding sequence ATGCAATTTGAAGGGATTTATACGCCAGTTATCACACCATTTAGTGATGACTATTCAATCGATTATGAAGCCTTTTCGGCGATGGTTGAGCACTTAGTCAATGCTAATGTTAATGGCATTATTGTAGGCGGCACTACCGGTGAGTATTACGTTGAAAGTAATGCAGAGCGGGTACGCTTGTTAGAAATAGCAATGGAATGTGTTGAGGGACGCATACCTGTCGTATTTGGTACTGGGTCACTTAACCCAAACGATTCCATTTTATTGGCAGAGGCTGCAGTTAAACAGGGAGCTGATGGTTTATTGGTAGCAACACCACCGTATTCTTTGCCCACTGAACGTGAATTGGCCAGACATGCGTTGGCTGTTGACCGGGCCGCGAATCTACCCATTATGTTGTACAACTACCCTAGTCGAATGGGGGTGATGATGGGGGAGGAATTTTTAGATCGAGTAGGTCGATCACCAAATTTTTGTGCTATTAAAGAAAGCTCTGGTGACCCAAATCGATTGCATTTATTAGCTCGTGATTATTCACATATTCAACTTTCCTGTGGTATGGATGATCAGGCATTAGAATTTTTTGCCTGGGGAGCTAGTAGCTGGGTTTGTGCTGGCTCTAATTTTTTACCTGGTGAGCATTCTGCATTGTATCAGGCTTGTGTCGTAGAAGGAGACTTCAAGAAAGGCCGTCGCATTATGTCAGCCATGATGCCGTTAATGCGAATATTAGAGCAGGGTGGCAAGTTTATTCAAAGTGTTAAATATGGAGTAACACTTGAAGGCCTTAATGCAGGCATTACTAGAAAACCACTTTATGGTTTGAATAAAGAGGAAAAACGTGCTTTAGAGCAAGTGATTCGCACGGTTAGAACCACTATTGCTAGCATCATAGAAGGGCCGCAGGACCCCGGTCGAGTGGTTGAAGTTACCGCCAATAAACAAGCCCAAAAAACAGCGAATACCACGGAAAAGGAAAACATAAGCTATGTCTGA
- a CDS encoding NAD(P)/FAD-dependent oxidoreductase, translated as MTNVVYVNRMPKDTGPAAWNRILSPAQSYPPLTGTVSADWVIVGGGFTGMAAARRLSQLVPNDKVVMLEASHLAEGPAGRNSGFMIDLPHELNSKSYAGGRDEDKKQIRLNRAAINFARQMAHDFTIPQEVFDLSGKVTGAASARGEKHIDSYLKHIKALGEQYQLLDQAEMKALTGSDYYSKGLFTPGTAMIQPAAFIRLTAQGLSKDVAIYENSPVTEMQLGPEHTLKTPKGRVKTKRVILAVNGHIQSFGYFKQQLMHIFTYASMTRALNQDEVKRLGGEANWGLLPADPMGTTVRRTSNWGGSGERLTIRNHFTLNQSMEVSETELRNVAKNHDQAFKARFPMLTDVTMEYCWGGRLCLSLNSVPAFGELEERVYAAACQNGLGTVKGTLSGMMAVELATKMDSPILKEFMAYDAPSRLPPEPFMSLGTNAALRWKEWRAGCEV; from the coding sequence ATGACAAATGTCGTATATGTTAACCGGATGCCAAAGGACACAGGACCTGCTGCTTGGAATCGCATTCTTAGTCCAGCGCAATCCTATCCACCGCTAACAGGCACTGTTTCAGCAGACTGGGTAATTGTTGGAGGTGGTTTTACCGGAATGGCTGCGGCACGTCGTTTAAGTCAATTAGTACCGAATGATAAGGTTGTCATGTTAGAGGCCAGCCATCTTGCTGAAGGCCCAGCGGGACGTAACAGTGGTTTTATGATTGATTTGCCCCACGAGCTGAATTCAAAAAGTTACGCAGGGGGGCGAGATGAAGATAAAAAACAAATTCGTTTAAATCGCGCTGCTATTAACTTTGCCAGGCAAATGGCTCACGACTTTACAATACCACAGGAAGTGTTTGATTTATCTGGCAAAGTGACAGGCGCTGCTTCTGCTCGTGGAGAAAAACATATTGATAGTTATTTGAAACATATTAAGGCGTTGGGTGAGCAATATCAGCTGTTAGATCAAGCAGAAATGAAGGCGTTAACCGGCTCTGATTATTACAGTAAAGGCTTGTTTACGCCAGGTACCGCAATGATACAACCAGCGGCATTTATTCGTTTAACTGCACAAGGGCTGAGTAAGGATGTTGCTATTTACGAAAATAGCCCTGTAACTGAAATGCAGTTGGGGCCTGAACATACCCTAAAAACCCCTAAAGGTAGGGTTAAAACCAAGCGAGTAATTCTAGCGGTTAATGGACATATTCAGTCGTTTGGTTATTTTAAACAACAGTTAATGCATATTTTTACCTATGCCTCCATGACCCGAGCATTAAATCAAGATGAGGTTAAACGGCTTGGTGGTGAGGCTAATTGGGGATTATTACCTGCTGACCCGATGGGTACCACAGTACGGCGTACCTCTAATTGGGGTGGTAGCGGCGAACGACTGACGATACGTAATCACTTTACTTTAAATCAGTCGATGGAAGTTTCTGAAACTGAGCTAAGAAATGTAGCAAAAAATCATGATCAGGCGTTTAAAGCACGTTTTCCCATGTTGACTGATGTAACAATGGAATATTGTTGGGGTGGTCGGTTGTGCCTGTCGTTGAATTCTGTACCAGCATTTGGTGAGTTGGAAGAGCGAGTATATGCGGCGGCATGTCAAAATGGTTTAGGCACAGTGAAAGGAACTTTATCGGGAATGATGGCTGTGGAGTTGGCTACCAAAATGGATTCCCCCATTTTAAAAGAATTTATGGCTTATGATGCACCAAGTCGTTTACCACCAGAGCCTTTTATGTCTTTAGGGACAAATGCTGCTTTACGTTGGAAAGAATGGCGGGCTGGATGTGAAGTTTAG
- a CDS encoding retropepsin-like aspartic protease: MKKTIFVLSVFSVGLASGWYGHQYWPDIRLVLLNDSMSEQTLTATTIEPVTSINSQQLVDSELTAPMQGFKELLVDWNTTKIVDHYRQLTQLDDEHKKFARAAFIQKLQQGFEQGKYHQLIKLVSHYLKLNAGDYQIIYILAESYRALGNLPAAIKAYYQLEQYVYDFDQIDNIKAKINVLVQAYHKKVVGESNGEERWPLLLKFYEELALLDQSNYSYLFKQAEIHYQLNDYPRSLALLDYLLADIEWGNVARQLKHKIATKMRAKEGIALRQDNGHYIVSGVIESSHQVELLIDTGATLSVISTRFFKQLEGATEAEFLHNTMMNTANGQLIVPVYRFKRFEIAGRAINDIEFAVMDLPSMEASQGLLGMNFLRNFRFNMDQENNLLFLDLK, encoded by the coding sequence GTGAAAAAAACGATTTTTGTCTTGAGTGTGTTTTCTGTTGGCTTGGCAAGTGGTTGGTATGGCCATCAATACTGGCCTGACATCAGGCTTGTCTTACTCAATGACAGTATGTCGGAACAGACACTGACTGCTACAACAATTGAGCCTGTTACCTCCATCAATAGCCAACAATTAGTTGATTCTGAATTAACTGCGCCAATGCAAGGATTTAAAGAACTGCTGGTTGATTGGAACACAACAAAAATCGTAGACCACTATCGACAACTTACCCAACTGGATGATGAGCATAAAAAGTTTGCTCGTGCTGCTTTTATTCAAAAGCTACAGCAAGGATTTGAGCAAGGTAAATACCACCAATTAATTAAATTAGTTAGTCATTACTTGAAATTAAATGCTGGTGACTATCAAATTATTTATATTCTGGCCGAAAGCTACCGGGCACTAGGTAATTTACCTGCTGCCATCAAGGCATATTATCAACTAGAGCAGTATGTATATGACTTTGACCAAATAGATAATATCAAGGCAAAAATCAATGTTTTGGTACAGGCTTACCATAAAAAAGTAGTTGGTGAGAGTAATGGTGAAGAGCGTTGGCCGCTTCTGCTAAAATTTTATGAAGAGCTTGCTCTATTAGATCAAAGTAATTATAGCTATCTATTTAAGCAAGCTGAAATACATTACCAGTTAAATGATTATCCTCGTTCTTTGGCACTGCTTGATTATTTGCTTGCAGATATAGAGTGGGGGAATGTGGCGCGGCAGTTAAAGCATAAAATAGCTACTAAAATGAGAGCTAAGGAAGGAATTGCGCTTAGGCAAGATAATGGACATTATATTGTTTCTGGTGTTATTGAGAGTAGCCATCAGGTGGAGTTGTTAATTGATACGGGCGCCACTCTGTCAGTGATATCAACTCGGTTTTTTAAGCAACTGGAAGGTGCTACCGAAGCAGAGTTTTTACATAATACCATGATGAATACTGCTAATGGTCAGTTGATAGTACCTGTATACCGGTTTAAACGGTTCGAAATTGCGGGTAGAGCCATCAATGATATTGAGTTTGCAGTGATGGATTTACCGTCAATGGAGGCCTCACAGGGCTTGTTAGGAATGAATTTTTTGCGAAATTTTCGCTTTAACATGGACCAGGAAAATAACCTATTGTTTTTGGACTTAAAGTAG
- the opgC gene encoding OpgC domain-containing protein, which yields MSRIVQIDCFRGWMLLIMTVDHLLFLPFAYLDGWSEITYGFAGYVTAAEGFFLLSGLVSGVVFTKVIENKSFKYAQRKLWYRARELYFWHLLCFISAALIIFCFPAITSDWAKNPYMTEFVENPLISMIMGAFFTSLPNFLDIIPVYVLFLIVTPFILNRLVLGKFRVILFCSVIFWILAQLRPQQFLLSGIKSWLPILPWNFGYFEIFAWQLIFILGIVLGYYLVKGTLSIPKSTSLLLISLVFTIFMLCHRHSSYFQLVLPLQESWISVSSLGPLRLLNTVALGYVLFRAASQFPNYFNQKAFIYLGQHSLYVFTYHIIFLYTLTLFRMQISELNFVVQMIIFGCCLASLWAPAYVHSRWIARKKAVVYIPNTNI from the coding sequence ATGAGTCGAATTGTTCAAATAGACTGTTTTCGAGGCTGGATGCTTCTAATCATGACAGTAGATCATCTTTTATTTTTACCATTTGCATATTTAGATGGTTGGTCTGAAATTACTTATGGTTTTGCTGGATATGTAACTGCTGCTGAAGGATTTTTTCTTCTGTCTGGACTAGTTTCTGGCGTGGTATTTACGAAAGTAATTGAAAACAAGTCATTTAAATATGCTCAGCGTAAATTATGGTATAGAGCAAGGGAGTTATACTTTTGGCACCTACTATGCTTTATATCAGCTGCTTTAATTATTTTTTGTTTTCCAGCTATAACATCGGATTGGGCGAAAAATCCATATATGACAGAGTTTGTTGAAAATCCTCTAATAAGTATGATTATGGGAGCTTTTTTTACATCGTTACCAAATTTTCTTGATATTATACCAGTGTATGTTTTGTTTTTAATCGTAACACCATTTATATTGAACAGACTAGTACTTGGTAAATTCAGGGTGATACTGTTCTGTAGTGTCATTTTCTGGATTTTGGCTCAGCTTAGACCTCAACAATTTTTATTAAGTGGGATAAAAAGCTGGCTTCCAATTCTTCCTTGGAACTTTGGTTATTTTGAGATTTTTGCTTGGCAATTGATTTTTATATTAGGAATTGTGCTTGGTTATTATTTAGTAAAAGGTACTTTGAGTATACCTAAATCTACAAGCTTGCTCTTGATTTCTCTAGTTTTTACTATCTTTATGCTTTGTCATCGACATTCATCATATTTTCAATTAGTTTTACCATTACAAGAAAGTTGGATAAGTGTTTCTTCTCTAGGCCCATTGCGGTTATTAAATACAGTGGCATTGGGCTATGTCTTATTTAGAGCTGCTTCCCAATTTCCAAACTATTTTAATCAAAAGGCTTTTATATATTTGGGACAGCACTCACTGTATGTCTTTACTTATCATATAATCTTTCTTTATACATTAACTTTATTTAGAATGCAGATTAGTGAGTTAAACTTCGTTGTACAAATGATAATATTTGGATGCTGTTTAGCCAGTTTATGGGCTCCTGCATATGTACACTCTCGATGGATAGCAAGAAAAAAAGCAGTAGTCTATATACCTAATACAAATATTTAA
- a CDS encoding aromatic ring-hydroxylating oxygenase subunit alpha: MTSKSTTLSLINQRKPRHGLSRELYLSSAVYQDDLEQIWHQEWIFAGHTFEIEKPGEYITLQIGNYPIVIVRDSSGDIRAFHNACRHRGSRVCSKAKGKVAKLVCPYHSWTFDLDGKLLFAGNMGEQFNKSDYGLRPAHCEIVNTYIYVCVAEHAPDFSQFRDAVSPFLSPHQLENCKVAYESNLVEKGNWKLVFENNRECYHCDANHPELLNSFVENLSVAGVGGDEDPELKAHWERCEAAGFPSRMVMDQQGQYRMTRIPLFNNASSYTMNGKPAVNKRLDHSSEPNIGALLYFNYPSTWNHFLGDHALSFRILPLSPGETLVTTKWLVHQDAQEGIDYDLDNLTKVWLATNDQDRQLVEETFRGVNSPAYIPGPFSDIAENGVCQFVDWYCDTMKSKLTD, translated from the coding sequence ATGACTAGTAAATCAACAACGCTGTCTCTGATCAACCAAAGAAAGCCTCGTCATGGGCTTAGCCGTGAGTTGTATCTTAGTTCTGCGGTGTATCAAGATGACTTGGAGCAGATTTGGCATCAAGAGTGGATTTTTGCTGGTCATACCTTTGAAATTGAAAAGCCTGGCGAATATATCACTTTACAGATAGGCAATTACCCAATTGTTATTGTTAGAGACAGCAGTGGTGATATACGTGCCTTTCATAATGCTTGTCGACACAGAGGATCACGGGTTTGCTCAAAGGCTAAAGGAAAAGTGGCTAAGCTCGTCTGCCCCTACCACAGCTGGACCTTCGACCTGGATGGAAAATTATTGTTTGCAGGCAATATGGGGGAGCAATTTAACAAAAGTGACTATGGATTACGGCCTGCACACTGTGAAATAGTTAACACTTATATTTATGTATGTGTTGCTGAGCACGCCCCAGATTTCAGCCAATTTCGAGATGCGGTTTCCCCCTTTCTGTCACCCCATCAGCTGGAAAATTGCAAAGTTGCCTATGAATCTAATCTGGTTGAAAAAGGCAATTGGAAGCTGGTATTTGAAAATAACCGCGAGTGTTACCACTGTGACGCCAACCACCCTGAATTATTAAATTCATTTGTTGAAAATCTCAGTGTTGCCGGTGTTGGTGGCGACGAAGATCCAGAGTTGAAAGCCCATTGGGAGCGCTGTGAAGCGGCTGGATTCCCTAGTCGTATGGTAATGGATCAACAGGGCCAATACCGCATGACTCGTATACCACTGTTTAATAACGCCTCCAGCTACACGATGAATGGTAAGCCTGCTGTTAACAAACGTTTAGATCATTCGAGTGAGCCTAATATTGGTGCACTGCTTTACTTTAACTACCCATCCACCTGGAACCACTTTCTTGGCGACCATGCTTTAAGCTTTCGGATTTTACCCTTAAGTCCAGGTGAAACGCTGGTAACCACCAAATGGTTAGTCCATCAAGATGCACAAGAAGGGATAGATTATGACCTGGATAATTTAACCAAAGTTTGGCTTGCCACCAATGATCAGGACCGCCAATTAGTCGAAGAAACTTTTCGTGGGGTAAATTCACCAGCCTATATTCCTGGGCCTTTTTCAGATATTGCAGAAAATGGTGTGTGCCAATTTGTTGATTGGTACTGCGATACCATGAAAAGCAAGCTGACAGACTAA
- a CDS encoding isopenicillin N synthase family dioxygenase yields MSVTVEDSLQSKTTSFNEIPIVDIAPLLDQSNPMKVVQEIGYICEHIGFLYIKNHGVDEQLIKEAYKLAEVFFALPFEEKNKLNITHSGQTLRGYIPMYAENVDPENTRDFKECFDFGQETSEVSPFFGPNLMPQQPERFKAVFEQYRNAMLDLARQLIRAIALSLGLPADYFAKLQTKPITIQRLLHYPPQQGEITMKEFGIGAHTDYGFLTILSQDANGGLQVQNRNGDWVSAPPVDGTLIVNIGDLVQTFTNDRYISTLHRVINISGKERYSLPFFIDLDYDAKVEVVPTCRDTATSVKNQSYTCGQHKYKRFVDSYTHLQTTLRE; encoded by the coding sequence ATGAGTGTCACAGTTGAAGATAGTTTACAAAGTAAAACAACTTCTTTTAATGAAATTCCAATAGTTGATATTGCCCCATTACTTGATCAAAGTAACCCTATGAAGGTGGTGCAGGAAATAGGCTACATTTGTGAGCATATTGGGTTTCTATATATTAAAAATCATGGTGTTGATGAGCAATTAATTAAAGAAGCCTATAAGCTGGCTGAGGTGTTTTTTGCACTGCCGTTCGAAGAAAAAAATAAGCTGAATATTACCCATTCCGGTCAAACATTACGGGGTTATATTCCTATGTATGCAGAAAATGTCGACCCGGAAAATACTAGAGATTTTAAAGAGTGCTTTGATTTTGGACAAGAAACTTCTGAAGTAAGTCCTTTTTTTGGCCCTAATTTAATGCCACAACAGCCTGAGCGCTTTAAAGCTGTTTTTGAGCAATATCGTAATGCTATGTTGGATTTGGCTCGACAATTGATTCGAGCGATTGCATTAAGCCTGGGTTTACCCGCCGATTATTTTGCCAAACTACAAACCAAACCGATCACTATCCAACGCTTGTTGCATTATCCTCCCCAACAAGGGGAAATTACCATGAAAGAGTTTGGCATAGGTGCGCATACCGATTACGGTTTTTTAACGATTTTATCTCAGGATGCCAATGGTGGGCTACAAGTGCAGAATAGAAATGGCGATTGGGTAAGTGCCCCACCTGTTGATGGTACCCTGATTGTAAATATTGGCGATTTAGTGCAAACATTTACTAATGACCGTTATATTTCAACGTTGCATCGGGTAATTAACATCAGTGGCAAAGAGCGCTATTCATTACCTTTCTTTATTGACCTTGATTATGACGCCAAAGTAGAGGTAGTGCCGACTTGTCGGGATACGGCCACATCCGTGAAAAATCAATCTTATACATGTGGGCAGCATAAGTATAAGCGGTTTGTCGATAGTTATACCCACTTACAAACTACTCTTCGCGAATGA
- a CDS encoding substrate-binding periplasmic protein: MTYGAKTANELALIKVATGEYPPFTSKEVVHGGFVQHMVREAFKRKGFRVEYNYFPWARTLKETQKGNYHATAFWYYSKEREKSFIHSESLHSADIVFFHLKTTPFKSWDNLSDLKKYRIGASRSYTYTPEFWEAHKNKILNIRVSNSDEINFKMLFKKRIDLFPMATVAGYSLLYKTFSRELIATITYNYKPLFSSTNHLLFPKSRKDAKQLTNIFNQGLAEIKQDGFYEKYYDLLLEGYYEQQENITLP; encoded by the coding sequence GTGACCTATGGAGCCAAAACAGCAAATGAGTTAGCCCTTATCAAAGTAGCTACTGGTGAGTATCCGCCATTTACTTCAAAGGAAGTTGTTCATGGTGGCTTTGTTCAGCATATGGTAAGAGAAGCGTTTAAACGCAAAGGGTTTCGAGTTGAATATAATTATTTCCCTTGGGCTAGGACATTAAAAGAAACTCAAAAAGGAAATTACCATGCCACCGCTTTTTGGTATTATTCAAAAGAGCGAGAAAAATCCTTTATTCATAGTGAATCATTACATTCTGCAGACATCGTATTTTTCCACTTAAAAACCACTCCCTTTAAAAGTTGGGATAACCTGAGTGACTTAAAAAAATACAGGATAGGTGCTAGCCGTAGCTACACATATACTCCAGAATTTTGGGAAGCTCATAAGAATAAAATCCTCAATATCAGGGTAAGCAATTCAGACGAAATAAATTTCAAAATGCTTTTTAAAAAACGAATTGATCTTTTCCCTATGGCAACTGTTGCAGGCTATAGTTTACTTTATAAAACATTCTCACGAGAGCTAATAGCTACTATAACCTATAATTACAAACCGCTCTTTTCCAGCACAAACCATTTACTATTTCCAAAAAGCAGGAAAGATGCTAAACAATTAACTAATATATTTAACCAAGGTCTAGCAGAAATAAAACAAGATGGTTTCTATGAAAAATACTATGACTTATTGCTAGAAGGTTATTACGAGCAACAAGAAAACATTACCCTGCCATAA
- a CDS encoding aldehyde dehydrogenase, translating to MSDLLTHDEYLAIAADLNPPSMSFIDGRFRPAKSGKTLATINPATGKKLADIAACDKEDVDFAVEKARESFDDGRWRCLHPSERKDVLIRLCKLIARNRRELAVLEALDSGKPIKDCETIDIPELIHTIKWHAEAIDKIYDQTAPVGSDAISMIVREPIGVVGAVLPWNFPLLMLAWKMGPALAAGCSMVVKPAEQTSLTALRIAELAMEAGLPRGVLNIVTGTGKDVGEPIGMHPDVDMVSFTGSTATGRCFLRYAADSNLKKVVLECGGKNPCIVLEDAEDLDRVAVQVVNAAFWNMGENCSAGSRLIVHKKIKEELLERVKAHAREWRTGDPLDPANHLGALVDQNHFKKVASYLNYGKDSGKQVILGGETMDGIYVQPTIFDGVDSQDRLAQEEIFGPVLSVITVGSYDEAIQVANNTDYGLAASVFTANAKRALRAAQAVRAGTVTVNCFGEGDITTPFGGYKQSGFGGRDNSIHAHDQYTELKTIWLDLSDPVDEACVD from the coding sequence ATGTCTGATTTGCTCACTCATGACGAATATCTTGCTATTGCAGCTGATTTAAACCCACCTTCGATGAGTTTTATTGACGGTCGGTTTAGGCCCGCAAAATCCGGTAAAACCTTAGCCACTATTAATCCCGCTACTGGAAAAAAACTGGCAGATATTGCTGCCTGTGACAAGGAAGATGTTGATTTTGCCGTTGAAAAAGCCCGTGAGTCGTTTGATGATGGGCGCTGGCGTTGCCTTCATCCCAGTGAGCGTAAAGACGTACTAATTCGTTTATGTAAATTAATTGCTCGTAATCGACGTGAATTAGCCGTGCTGGAAGCCCTTGACTCTGGCAAGCCAATTAAAGATTGTGAAACCATTGATATTCCAGAGTTAATTCACACCATTAAGTGGCATGCGGAAGCCATTGATAAGATTTATGATCAAACGGCACCTGTTGGCAGTGATGCTATTTCGATGATTGTTCGGGAACCCATCGGTGTGGTTGGGGCGGTATTGCCATGGAATTTCCCCTTATTAATGCTGGCTTGGAAAATGGGGCCGGCGTTAGCGGCAGGTTGCTCAATGGTAGTAAAACCAGCGGAGCAGACATCACTCACGGCATTACGCATTGCTGAATTAGCCATGGAAGCAGGATTACCTCGTGGCGTGTTAAATATAGTGACTGGCACTGGCAAAGACGTTGGTGAACCAATAGGTATGCATCCGGATGTGGATATGGTGAGTTTTACCGGTTCTACGGCAACTGGCCGATGTTTCTTGCGTTATGCCGCTGACTCTAACCTGAAAAAAGTTGTATTGGAATGTGGCGGGAAAAACCCCTGTATTGTTCTGGAAGATGCTGAAGATTTAGATCGAGTCGCAGTTCAGGTGGTAAATGCAGCATTTTGGAATATGGGTGAAAACTGCTCCGCAGGTTCACGACTGATAGTGCATAAAAAAATTAAAGAGGAATTACTGGAAAGAGTTAAAGCTCATGCCCGTGAATGGCGTACCGGTGATCCATTAGACCCTGCTAATCACTTGGGTGCATTAGTTGACCAAAACCATTTTAAAAAAGTGGCCAGCTATTTAAATTACGGAAAAGACTCTGGCAAACAAGTGATTCTGGGCGGTGAAACGATGGATGGTATTTATGTTCAGCCCACTATTTTTGATGGGGTGGATTCACAAGACCGTTTGGCTCAGGAGGAAATATTTGGCCCGGTTTTATCGGTTATTACCGTAGGCAGTTATGACGAAGCGATTCAAGTAGCTAATAACACCGATTATGGTTTAGCTGCCTCTGTTTTTACTGCTAATGCTAAGCGTGCCTTACGTGCAGCACAAGCTGTGCGGGCAGGTACGGTAACGGTTAATTGTTTTGGCGAAGGGGATATCACCACACCCTTTGGCGGTTATAAACAATCAGGTTTTGGTGGACGAGATAATTCCATCCATGCCCATGATCAATATACCGAGCTAAAAACCATTTGGCTGGATCTCAGCGATCCTGTTGATGAGGCTTGTGTGGATTAA
- a CDS encoding LysR family transcriptional regulator: MVKHVEPDKILVKMPSLRAVKSFVAAAKYQNFTRAAEALCVTQAAISRQIRELEAALGVDLFKRAGRAVELTEAGTIFYDAAYLSFVNIAQAADRIKSSHSSKKVLTICCSPAFSALWLSRRLPDFFAANPEIDINVVTTENFLKMEPGVYPDVFINKVTDPREGYRSIPLFHDIIYPVCTPQFLAQNPDVNTLAGLRDTVLLNLSPYGRAQIAEHVDWSVWFAFHDIQLNKRPRSGKHLFNANDYNMLIQMVLSHQGVSLGWHHLVSPLIDQGLLVKPVEQEVIFKEKLHYLTYTEDKEDNDEFSWFRDWLLSSLS, translated from the coding sequence ATGGTTAAACATGTAGAACCCGACAAAATCCTGGTCAAAATGCCCTCACTGAGAGCGGTAAAATCTTTTGTTGCTGCTGCCAAGTACCAAAACTTTACCCGTGCAGCAGAAGCTTTATGTGTTACTCAGGCAGCGATTAGCCGCCAGATTCGTGAGTTAGAGGCTGCTCTGGGAGTAGACTTATTCAAACGAGCGGGTCGTGCAGTGGAACTCACTGAAGCAGGTACCATTTTTTATGATGCGGCTTATTTGTCGTTTGTAAATATTGCTCAGGCGGCAGATAGAATTAAGTCTTCCCATTCAAGTAAAAAAGTCCTTACTATTTGTTGTTCCCCTGCATTTTCTGCTTTATGGTTATCCCGTCGATTACCTGATTTTTTTGCCGCTAATCCAGAAATTGATATTAATGTGGTAACCACAGAAAATTTTTTAAAAATGGAACCGGGAGTTTACCCTGATGTTTTTATTAACAAAGTAACTGATCCCCGTGAAGGTTATCGATCAATTCCACTATTCCACGATATAATTTACCCAGTGTGTACACCACAATTTTTAGCACAAAACCCAGATGTTAATACATTAGCCGGGCTGCGTGATACGGTGTTGTTAAACCTCAGCCCTTATGGTCGAGCCCAGATAGCCGAGCATGTGGATTGGTCGGTATGGTTTGCATTTCATGACATACAGTTAAATAAACGCCCTCGCTCAGGTAAGCATTTATTTAATGCCAACGATTATAATATGCTGATTCAAATGGTATTAAGCCACCAAGGTGTGTCATTGGGGTGGCATCATTTAGTTAGCCCACTAATTGATCAAGGGCTATTAGTTAAGCCTGTTGAGCAAGAAGTAATATTTAAAGAAAAACTCCATTATTTAACTTATACGGAAGACAAAGAAGATAATGACGAATTTAGCTGGTTTAGGGATTGGCTATTGTCATCATTAAGTTAA